One part of the Chloracidobacterium sp. genome encodes these proteins:
- the hpnH gene encoding adenosyl-hopene transferase HpnH: MRFPLRFTLAQARHRAKMERLGRKRYPTVLMLEPLYTCNLACLGCSTERYTGKLSDRLPPEKCFEAVDACGAPIVNICGGEPCLYPELKELLEGLFARDKHVIFCTNALKLEEKLFGVVPPTHRLLLMIHLDGMRETHDYVTNRVGVFDKVIDAIKKAKKLGYNVYLNTTVFRETKVEEVEQLCRLVDELGVNGILISPGYEYQSVKNDIFLNREQIHEKFRAIRAFAKKYKINATPKFLDFAAGLIELPCAPWSTVNYTPKGWKAPCYLIEGEGYFQDFETFWNAVDWGYWESRQDPRCVNCKMHSGSEHSAVEEAMKTLGGKLQLAAWSLGMGV, translated from the coding sequence ATGCGGTTCCCCCTTCGATTCACCCTCGCCCAAGCCCGCCACCGCGCCAAGATGGAGCGCCTTGGTCGGAAGCGATACCCGACCGTGCTGATGTTGGAGCCACTCTACACGTGCAACTTGGCGTGTCTGGGCTGCTCGACCGAGCGGTACACCGGCAAACTCTCCGACCGCCTGCCGCCGGAAAAGTGCTTTGAAGCCGTGGACGCCTGCGGTGCCCCGATTGTCAACATCTGCGGCGGCGAACCCTGCCTCTACCCCGAACTTAAGGAACTGCTCGAAGGTCTTTTCGCCCGCGATAAGCACGTCATCTTCTGCACGAACGCACTCAAGCTGGAAGAAAAGCTTTTCGGCGTCGTACCGCCTACCCACCGCCTGCTGCTGATGATTCATCTGGACGGCATGCGCGAAACGCATGACTACGTCACCAACCGCGTGGGCGTCTTCGACAAGGTGATTGACGCCATCAAAAAAGCCAAGAAACTGGGCTATAACGTCTATCTCAACACGACCGTCTTCCGGGAAACCAAGGTTGAGGAAGTGGAACAGCTCTGTCGGCTGGTGGACGAGCTTGGCGTAAACGGCATCCTGATTTCGCCTGGCTATGAGTACCAAAGCGTCAAAAATGACATTTTCCTCAACCGTGAGCAAATCCACGAGAAGTTTCGCGCCATCCGCGCGTTCGCCAAAAAGTACAAAATCAACGCCACGCCCAAGTTCCTTGACTTCGCCGCCGGTTTGATTGAACTGCCCTGTGCGCCGTGGTCAACTGTCAACTACACGCCGAAAGGTTGGAAAGCGCCCTGCTACCTCATCGAAGGCGAGGGCTACTTTCAGGACTTCGAAACGTTTTGGAACGCGGTGGATTGGGGCTACTGGGAAAGTCGGCAAGACCCGCGCTGCGTCAACTGCAAGATGCATAGCGGCTCGGAGCACAGCGCCGTTGAGGAAGCTATGAAAACCCTTGGCGGTAAGCTCCAACTTGCCGCTTGGTCGCTGGGGATGGGCGTATGA
- a CDS encoding AAA-like domain-containing protein, translating to MRYFNTAGPCRPDIHYMLSPVERLPGVRRLIDQQAYFVLHAPRQVGKTTLMLTLAQQLTAEGRYTAALLSLETGAPFTDDPRTAEQEIIRAWRIALAAQLPPEQRPAWAETTGVPDLSLSEALAQWARSAGRPVVAFLDEIDALQDNALVSVLRQLRAGYPSRPQSFPWSLALIGLRDVRDYKVASGGSDRLHTASPFNKMDALTLGDFTFDEVAALYRQHTAETGQVFTDEAVAYAYELTHGQPWLVNALARQATEFIQPDPSQPITRDHIEEAKWALIDRRDTHLDSLAERLNEQRVRDIIAPMLAGELLADVSDDDRRYVLDLGLCRLSPAGGLEVANPMYREVIARMLVFPTRAFLPHIPATWLNEAGQLVPERLLERFLSFWWRHGKPLLRSASYPEIAPHIVLMAYLQRVENGGGRVTREYAVGTRRMDVCLAYGEVTVGMALKVWRDGEADPEKEGLEQLEAYLAGLGEQAVGWLVIFDQRRGQPPVAERTRAYAATTPGGRRVTVVRA from the coding sequence ATGCGTTATTTCAACACCGCTGGGCCGTGTCGGCCGGACATTCACTACATGCTGTCGCCGGTGGAGCGTCTGCCGGGGGTGCGCCGGTTGATAGACCAGCAGGCGTACTTTGTCCTGCACGCGCCGCGTCAAGTGGGGAAAACGACGCTGATGCTGACCCTGGCGCAGCAGTTGACGGCGGAAGGGCGATACACGGCGGCGCTGCTGTCGCTGGAAACCGGCGCGCCGTTCACGGACGACCCGCGCACGGCGGAGCAAGAAATCATCCGTGCGTGGCGCATTGCGCTGGCGGCGCAACTGCCGCCGGAGCAGCGGCCGGCGTGGGCTGAAACGACGGGCGTGCCTGATCTTTCGCTGTCGGAAGCCTTGGCGCAGTGGGCGCGCAGCGCCGGGCGACCAGTGGTGGCATTTTTAGACGAGATTGACGCCCTGCAGGATAATGCTTTGGTGTCGGTGTTGCGGCAGTTGCGAGCTGGGTATCCGAGTCGTCCGCAGAGTTTTCCGTGGTCGTTGGCGTTGATTGGGCTGCGCGACGTGCGCGACTACAAAGTCGCCTCCGGCGGCAGTGACCGGCTGCACACCGCCAGTCCCTTCAACAAAATGGACGCCCTCACCTTGGGCGATTTCACCTTTGATGAAGTCGCCGCGCTGTACCGGCAGCACACGGCTGAAACCGGGCAGGTTTTCACGGATGAAGCCGTCGCCTACGCCTACGAACTCACCCACGGGCAGCCGTGGCTGGTCAACGCGCTGGCGCGGCAGGCGACCGAGTTCATTCAACCCGACCCTTCCCAGCCCATCACCCGCGACCACATTGAAGAAGCCAAGTGGGCGCTGATTGACCGGCGCGACACGCACCTCGACAGTCTGGCCGAGCGGCTCAATGAGCAGCGTGTCCGGGATATCATCGCGCCGATGCTGGCCGGCGAACTGTTGGCGGACGTGTCGGACGACGACCGGCGGTATGTGCTGGACTTGGGGCTGTGCCGGCTGTCGCCCGCCGGCGGGCTGGAAGTCGCCAACCCGATGTACCGGGAAGTCATCGCGCGGATGCTGGTGTTTCCGACGCGGGCGTTTTTGCCGCATATTCCGGCGACGTGGTTGAATGAGGCGGGGCAGTTGGTGCCGGAGCGGCTGTTGGAAAGGTTTTTGAGTTTTTGGTGGCGGCACGGGAAGCCGTTGTTGCGGAGCGCATCGTATCCGGAGATTGCGCCGCACATCGTGCTGATGGCGTACCTGCAGCGGGTGGAGAACGGGGGCGGGCGGGTGACGCGGGAGTATGCGGTGGGGACGCGGCGGATGGATGTGTGTTTGGCGTACGGGGAGGTGACGGTGGGGATGGCGTTGAAAGTGTGGCGTGACGGGGAGGCGGACCCTGAGAAGGAAGGGCTGGAGCAGTTGGAGGCTTATCTGGCGGGGCTAGGGGAGCAGGCGGTGGGGTGGCTGGTGATTTTTGACCAGCGGCGGGGACAGCCGCCGGTGGCGGAGCGGACGCGGGCGTATGCGGCGACGACGCCCGGCGGGCGCCGCGTGACGGTTGTCCGCGCATAG
- a CDS encoding PEP/pyruvate-binding domain-containing protein, translating to MSKIGAQSPPDDPTAPDFVAHMTRADFDRLARTTVQGKQAATPSVMFIIDRADGRVYYANSRRFRFHSDFARATYLTLDAGDVFLRKNYTNEQRRFLLGTVAFQPRLARFTYEFWEGDLLTPTLVAYAHERLTQTFFAPLTFKANARRHEEIAAQLPTVPSVRADETLPETTFLALNTGRATGVLRLVERLPPPQPFEREDIVIFKETPLSTTPLRGILVTQPGAPLSHLNLLAKGWGIPNAYVKDADARFRSLVDRWVTLVVTEDGVTVEPAEQIVESERERALSRELRLPRADLRWRALTDLHRQRAQDVVRFGAKSANLGEVAQARIPDVIVPPGFTIPFAHYKAFADRHGVEARVLALLNDDRFHHDPQTRQVELAKLRAFIVAAPFDPALRRAILAKVRREYRGKGLFVRSSTNAEDLPDFSGAGLYTTVPNVVGDEALITAIKTVWASIWNFEAFEAREAARIDHLAVYPAVLIQEGVNADSAGVLVTTNPFDRRDTEGIYINAKRGLGLRVVEGRRVPEQIIYRPQSDTALILTRADDETILTFDVKGGVKEVAGAPNQPVLSAAMIRRLGQVALAIERLFGGKQDIEWLTYQGRLYIVQARPFIERTSLSIQ from the coding sequence ATGTCGAAGATTGGCGCGCAGTCGCCGCCGGACGACCCCACCGCGCCGGATTTCGTCGCGCACATGACACGCGCCGACTTCGACCGGCTCGCCCGTACGACCGTTCAGGGCAAACAAGCCGCGACGCCAAGCGTCATGTTCATCATTGACCGTGCCGACGGGCGCGTGTACTACGCCAACTCGCGGCGGTTTCGCTTTCACAGCGATTTCGCACGGGCGACCTACCTGACGCTCGACGCCGGCGATGTGTTTTTGCGCAAAAACTACACCAATGAACAGCGCCGGTTTCTGCTTGGAACCGTCGCGTTTCAACCCCGTCTCGCGCGGTTCACCTACGAGTTCTGGGAGGGCGACCTTCTGACCCCAACGTTGGTGGCTTACGCTCATGAGCGACTAACGCAAACCTTCTTCGCGCCGTTGACCTTCAAAGCCAACGCCCGCCGACACGAGGAAATCGCAGCCCAGCTTCCCACCGTGCCGAGCGTGCGGGCGGATGAAACCCTCCCGGAGACGACCTTTCTGGCGCTCAACACCGGACGCGCAACGGGCGTGCTGCGCCTCGTTGAACGACTGCCGCCGCCGCAGCCTTTCGAGCGCGAAGACATCGTGATTTTCAAGGAAACGCCGCTTTCCACGACGCCGCTGCGCGGCATTCTTGTCACCCAACCGGGCGCACCGCTGTCGCACCTGAACCTCTTAGCGAAGGGCTGGGGCATACCAAACGCCTACGTCAAGGACGCCGACGCGCGCTTTCGCAGTCTGGTGGATCGCTGGGTGACGCTGGTCGTCACCGAAGATGGCGTAACGGTTGAGCCGGCTGAGCAAATCGTCGAATCCGAACGCGAACGCGCACTGAGCCGTGAGCTGCGTTTGCCGCGCGCCGATTTGCGGTGGCGTGCGCTCACCGATCTCCACCGCCAGCGGGCGCAGGATGTTGTTCGATTCGGCGCAAAGTCGGCGAATCTCGGTGAAGTCGCGCAGGCACGAATTCCCGACGTGATCGTGCCGCCCGGTTTTACAATCCCATTCGCCCACTACAAGGCGTTCGCCGACCGCCACGGCGTCGAAGCGCGCGTTCTGGCGCTGCTCAACGACGACCGATTTCACCACGACCCCCAGACGCGACAGGTTGAACTCGCCAAGCTGCGCGCGTTCATCGTCGCCGCGCCGTTCGACCCGGCGTTGCGCCGGGCGATTTTAGCCAAGGTGCGGCGTGAGTACCGAGGCAAGGGGCTCTTCGTCCGCAGTTCAACCAACGCCGAAGACCTGCCGGACTTCAGCGGCGCAGGGCTATACACCACCGTGCCGAATGTCGTCGGCGACGAGGCGCTTATCACAGCCATCAAAACCGTCTGGGCTTCAATCTGGAACTTTGAAGCGTTTGAAGCCCGCGAAGCGGCGCGCATTGACCATCTGGCGGTATATCCGGCGGTTCTCATTCAAGAGGGCGTCAACGCCGACAGCGCCGGCGTCCTGGTCACCACCAACCCCTTTGACCGACGGGACACGGAAGGCATCTACATCAACGCCAAACGTGGGTTGGGGCTGCGGGTCGTAGAGGGGCGGCGCGTGCCGGAGCAGATTATCTACCGCCCACAAAGCGACACGGCGCTCATTTTGACCCGCGCCGACGACGAAACCATATTGACCTTTGACGTAAAAGGTGGGGTGAAGGAAGTGGCAGGCGCGCCTAACCAGCCAGTGCTGTCGGCGGCGATGATTCGGCGCTTGGGGCAGGTCGCCTTGGCGATTGAGCGGTTGTTCGGCGGCAAACAGGACATTGAATGGTTGACCTACCAAGGACGGCTGTACATCGTGCAGGCGCGCCCATTCATTGAGCGCACCAGCCTCTCGATTCAGTAA
- the mog gene encoding molybdopterin adenylyltransferase, whose product MSSSNIKIGILTVSDRASRGVYADESGPAIVAVLREFIADDWTPITRLVPDEQPLIEAELRRLADDEGCCLVVTTGGTGPAPRDVTPEATEAVCEKLLPGFGELMRAVSLKYVPTAILSRQTAGIRGRCLIVNLPGKPKSIRECLEAVFPAIPYCIDLIGGPYLTGNPERVQVFRPKS is encoded by the coding sequence ATGTCGTCATCAAACATCAAGATCGGCATCCTGACCGTTTCCGACCGCGCCAGCCGAGGCGTTTATGCTGATGAATCAGGACCGGCAATTGTCGCCGTCCTACGCGAGTTCATCGCCGACGATTGGACGCCCATTACCCGGCTTGTTCCTGACGAACAACCTCTGATTGAAGCGGAGCTGCGCCGTCTGGCCGACGATGAGGGCTGTTGCCTTGTTGTGACGACCGGCGGGACAGGACCAGCGCCGCGCGATGTAACGCCTGAAGCGACGGAAGCCGTCTGTGAAAAGTTACTGCCGGGCTTTGGAGAGCTGATGCGTGCCGTGTCGTTGAAGTATGTGCCGACAGCAATTCTGTCGCGGCAAACGGCGGGTATCCGCGGACGCTGTTTGATTGTCAACTTGCCCGGCAAGCCCAAGTCGATTCGGGAATGCTTGGAGGCAGTTTTTCCAGCGATACCGTACTGTATTGACCTCATCGGTGGCCCTTACCTCACCGGTAACCCTGAGCGCGTACAGGTTTTTCGCCCCAAAAGTTAG